In one window of Synechococcus sp. M16CYN DNA:
- a CDS encoding CocE/NonD family hydrolase → MYADSSSVHSRVSELSLPDGVRLVANLWYPSGEGPWPTLLMRQPYDKSIASTVTYAHPSWWARQGFLVIIQDVRGQGQSTGVFQGFAQEAQDTAATHAWVRSLPECNGKLGCYGFSYQGLTQLLAPAHAQAPDCLAPAMVGLDERDNWSCEGGAHWWHLNLGWGLQLAALQTKRRGDNQAWLEIFQSLESGSYLQDGPELLQRYDPLGMAWTWLQRDPQRRDDWPVHQVQDSWLKQPMFLIGGWWDPHLLGVLDLWHKSQAVGGTPEIEVGAATHLNWWPGTQARLLTFFNKYLKGETLSETKKSAQFWNITRFQWEKLSAPPDVTWSLNSSGLACSDPNHGRLIPDAPGIGEEWIVHDPWRPALAIGGHLSPSAGPVDRRELDLRTDIATFNSVPLQQELLLSGRPQLSLNVEADNPGFDLCVGLSRCPAGINVVEQLSTGHLRVLGDKACTCAKYIVQFQPLLASLEIGDRLRVSIAAAAWPAIGVNPGHRGVPCGPTSAQHRVVTLILHLTGSKLRLNPLNFGQPSFG, encoded by the coding sequence ATGTACGCTGATTCATCATCTGTCCACTCACGGGTTTCCGAGTTAAGTCTTCCAGACGGGGTGAGACTCGTGGCAAATCTTTGGTACCCGAGCGGAGAGGGACCATGGCCAACCCTTTTGATGCGTCAGCCTTACGACAAAAGCATTGCATCAACGGTAACGTACGCCCATCCCTCATGGTGGGCTCGACAAGGTTTTCTTGTAATTATCCAGGACGTGCGTGGACAAGGACAATCGACCGGGGTATTTCAAGGGTTTGCCCAGGAAGCACAAGACACGGCAGCAACTCACGCATGGGTTCGATCACTGCCGGAATGCAACGGCAAATTGGGCTGTTATGGTTTCTCTTATCAAGGCTTGACGCAGCTCTTAGCACCGGCACATGCCCAAGCACCAGATTGTCTGGCGCCCGCAATGGTAGGGCTGGACGAGCGCGACAACTGGAGCTGCGAAGGGGGAGCCCATTGGTGGCATTTAAATTTGGGTTGGGGATTGCAGCTGGCGGCCCTGCAAACCAAACGACGCGGTGACAATCAAGCCTGGCTTGAAATCTTTCAAAGCCTCGAATCAGGAAGCTATCTTCAGGATGGTCCAGAGCTGCTTCAACGTTACGATCCGCTGGGAATGGCATGGACTTGGCTGCAGCGAGATCCCCAGCGTCGTGACGATTGGCCTGTCCATCAGGTTCAAGACAGTTGGTTAAAACAACCAATGTTTTTGATCGGTGGTTGGTGGGACCCTCATCTTTTGGGTGTACTCGATCTCTGGCACAAAAGTCAGGCTGTCGGCGGCACGCCAGAAATCGAGGTGGGCGCAGCGACGCATTTGAATTGGTGGCCAGGTACTCAAGCGCGGCTTTTGACCTTTTTTAATAAATACTTGAAGGGTGAAACACTCTCAGAAACAAAGAAATCTGCACAATTTTGGAATATTACCCGTTTTCAATGGGAGAAGCTTTCTGCACCTCCAGACGTCACCTGGTCACTTAATAGTTCTGGATTGGCCTGTAGCGATCCGAATCACGGCAGGTTGATCCCTGATGCTCCGGGTATAGGTGAGGAGTGGATCGTACATGATCCATGGCGCCCCGCCTTAGCAATCGGTGGACATCTCAGTCCCAGTGCTGGCCCCGTTGACAGAAGGGAGCTCGATCTTCGCACCGATATCGCGACCTTTAATTCTGTCCCATTGCAGCAAGAGCTTTTGCTAAGTGGTCGTCCCCAGTTAAGCCTGAATGTTGAAGCAGACAATCCCGGATTTGATCTCTGCGTTGGCTTATCCCGCTGCCCAGCTGGAATTAACGTCGTAGAGCAACTGAGTACAGGTCATCTGAGAGTTTTAGGTGACAAAGCGTGTACTTGCGCAAAATACATCGTGCAGTTTCAACCCCTCTTGGCAAGTTTGGAAATCGGGGATCGGCTGAGAGTTTCAATTGCCGCTGCCGCTTGGCCAGCTATCGGTGTCAATCCGGGGCATCGAGGCGTACCTTGTGGCCCAACCTCTGCCCAACACCGCGTTGTAACACTAATATTGCATCTAACTGGCTCTAAGCTGCGGCTCAACCCACTGAATTTTGGTCAACCGAGTTTCGGTTGA
- the glgB gene encoding 1,4-alpha-glucan branching protein GlgB, which translates to MSGAAVLDWMVQDGKRLGNCRHDHPFAVLGPQPSEQEWTVRIWMPEADKVTVLLSDQEVATSTPNHPWIFEVPTKSYPGNEYRVRVERGGSTHEQHDPWAFRDEWIGEMDRYLFAEGNHHHIWERMGAHFTQLNGIAGVMFCLWAPNALSASILGDLNSWDGRHHPMQKRLGGIWELFIPGLDIGALYKYEIRSQEGHCYQKADPYGFHHEVRPNNSSIVAQLGGYSWSDASWMQDRDDRNVLEQPISVYEMHLGSWIHASVDEPWIQPDGQPRTPVPAADMKPGARLLTYAELADRLIPYVKKRGFTHVELMPITEHPFDGSWGYQVTGWYAPTSRYGTPDEFRAFIDRCHAENIGVIIDWVPGHFPKDAHGLAFFDGTHLYEHNDPRIGEHKEWGTLIFNYGRNEVRNFLVANLVFWFEQFHIDGIRVDAVASMLYRDYLRPDGEWLPNEHGGRENTEAVKFLQQANHVLFEHFPGALSIAEESTTWPMVTKPTDIGGLGFNLKWNMGWMHDILDYFELDPWFRQFHQNNITFSIWYTYTENFMLALSHDEVVHGKSHLLHKMPGEDWQKYAGIRALLAYMWTHPGKKTIFMGMEFGQRMEWNVWGDLEWDLLNYKPHKGIQHLVDDLNVLYKTQPALWRDDFDQFGFQWIDCSDNRQSIISFMRRDRSSGTWLVVVANFTPQSHSNYRIGVPLEGFYKEIFNTDAAQYGGSNLGNMGGKFTNASHIHNYDDSLDLCLPPLSLVVFKHDPKHNLSELSE; encoded by the coding sequence ATGAGTGGCGCTGCGGTCCTCGACTGGATGGTACAGGACGGCAAACGGCTAGGGAATTGCCGTCATGACCACCCCTTCGCTGTGCTTGGTCCTCAACCAAGCGAACAGGAATGGACGGTTCGGATTTGGATGCCTGAAGCGGATAAGGTAACTGTGCTCCTGAGTGATCAGGAGGTTGCTACCTCAACTCCTAACCATCCTTGGATTTTTGAAGTCCCTACAAAGTCATATCCTGGCAATGAGTATCGTGTGCGGGTTGAGCGCGGGGGTAGTACCCACGAGCAACACGATCCCTGGGCATTTCGGGACGAATGGATAGGTGAGATGGACCGCTATCTTTTTGCGGAGGGCAACCATCACCACATTTGGGAGCGGATGGGGGCTCACTTCACCCAACTAAATGGTATTGCTGGTGTGATGTTTTGTCTTTGGGCTCCCAACGCATTGAGCGCATCAATTCTGGGAGATCTTAATTCTTGGGATGGGCGTCATCACCCGATGCAAAAACGGCTAGGGGGTATCTGGGAATTGTTCATTCCCGGTCTTGACATCGGCGCTCTTTACAAATATGAGATTCGTTCTCAAGAAGGACACTGCTACCAAAAGGCAGATCCCTACGGCTTTCATCACGAAGTGCGTCCTAACAATAGTTCTATTGTGGCGCAATTAGGGGGCTACAGCTGGTCTGACGCCAGCTGGATGCAAGATCGAGATGATCGCAATGTACTTGAGCAACCCATCTCTGTTTATGAGATGCACCTAGGGAGTTGGATTCATGCTTCCGTAGACGAACCATGGATTCAGCCAGACGGTCAACCGCGCACCCCAGTTCCTGCAGCAGACATGAAGCCTGGAGCTCGGCTGCTCACCTACGCCGAGCTAGCGGACCGTTTGATTCCTTACGTGAAGAAGCGAGGATTCACCCACGTCGAGTTGATGCCAATCACCGAGCATCCTTTTGATGGCTCATGGGGGTACCAAGTGACTGGTTGGTATGCTCCCACAAGCCGGTATGGAACGCCCGACGAATTCCGCGCTTTTATCGATCGCTGCCATGCCGAAAATATTGGTGTGATTATTGATTGGGTTCCTGGACATTTCCCTAAGGATGCCCATGGCTTAGCTTTTTTTGACGGCACTCATTTGTATGAGCATAATGATCCGCGCATTGGCGAGCATAAAGAGTGGGGAACTCTGATTTTCAACTACGGTCGTAATGAGGTCCGTAATTTCCTCGTTGCTAACCTTGTTTTTTGGTTTGAACAGTTTCACATTGATGGAATACGTGTTGATGCTGTTGCATCGATGCTTTACCGTGATTATCTAAGACCAGATGGTGAATGGCTCCCGAATGAACATGGCGGTAGAGAAAATACTGAGGCTGTAAAATTCCTTCAGCAAGCTAATCATGTACTCTTTGAACATTTCCCAGGAGCTTTATCGATTGCAGAAGAATCCACTACCTGGCCAATGGTGACTAAACCCACCGATATTGGTGGTCTTGGATTTAACCTGAAGTGGAATATGGGTTGGATGCATGACATACTCGATTATTTCGAGCTAGATCCTTGGTTCCGCCAATTCCATCAAAACAATATCACTTTTTCAATTTGGTACACCTATACTGAGAACTTCATGTTGGCTTTAAGCCACGACGAGGTAGTACATGGAAAAAGTCATCTTCTTCACAAAATGCCAGGAGAAGATTGGCAAAAGTACGCTGGTATTAGAGCCCTACTTGCTTACATGTGGACTCATCCCGGTAAGAAAACTATATTTATGGGAATGGAATTTGGTCAGCGTATGGAATGGAATGTATGGGGAGACTTAGAATGGGATTTACTTAACTACAAGCCTCACAAGGGAATTCAACATCTCGTTGATGATCTAAATGTGCTCTATAAAACCCAACCAGCATTATGGCGCGATGATTTCGATCAATTTGGTTTCCAATGGATAGATTGCAGCGACAATCGCCAATCCATTATCAGTTTTATGAGGCGTGATAGATCTAGTGGTACGTGGCTTGTGGTTGTAGCTAATTTCACACCTCAAAGTCATTCAAATTATCGAATTGGGGTGCCCCTTGAGGGTTTCTACAAAGAGATTTTTAACACAGACGCGGCCCAATACGGTGGTAGTAATCTCGGAAATATGGGGGGCAAATTTACAAATGCTAGCCATATTCATAACTACGATGATTCCCTTGATCTCTGTCTACCTCCGTTGAGCTTAGTGGTGTTTAAGCATGATCCCAAACACAACCTTTCGGAACTCTCTGAGTGA
- the hemE gene encoding uroporphyrinogen decarboxylase yields the protein MSDTLLLRAARGESVERPPVWMMRQAGRYMKTYRDLRDRYPSFRERSENPDLSYEISMQPFEAFQPDGVILFSDILTPLPGMGIDFDILENKGPQIGDPIRSISQFSALRHLNPAESLPFVGEVLGRLRQTVGNQAAVLGFVGAPWTLAAYVVEGKSSKNYAVVKAMAFCEPELLHKLLNHFAESIASYLRYQIDSGAQVVQMFDSWAGQLSPIDYDTFAAPYQKKVIDLVKQTHPHTPCILYISGSAGVLERMAHTGVDIISLDWTVDMAEACARLPKHIGVQGNVDPGLLFGTPDMIQARVDDTVRKARGRRHILNLGHGILPGTPEENGAAFLRAGKCVMDRLRGEF from the coding sequence ATGAGCGACACCCTGTTGCTGCGCGCTGCACGCGGTGAATCAGTGGAGCGTCCTCCTGTATGGATGATGCGACAAGCTGGTCGGTACATGAAGACCTATCGCGATCTTCGCGATAGGTACCCGAGCTTCCGCGAGCGTTCTGAGAATCCTGATCTCTCTTATGAGATTTCCATGCAACCATTCGAGGCATTCCAGCCTGATGGTGTGATCCTTTTCTCAGATATCCTCACGCCCCTCCCAGGCATGGGGATCGACTTTGATATTCTTGAAAATAAGGGACCTCAAATTGGCGATCCAATTCGATCGATAAGTCAGTTCAGCGCATTGCGTCACCTGAATCCTGCAGAATCCCTGCCTTTCGTTGGTGAAGTACTGGGTCGTTTACGTCAGACGGTTGGCAACCAGGCCGCTGTATTAGGTTTTGTTGGCGCCCCGTGGACTTTAGCCGCTTACGTCGTCGAAGGTAAAAGCAGCAAAAACTATGCGGTAGTTAAGGCGATGGCCTTCTGCGAGCCTGAACTGCTCCACAAACTGCTGAATCACTTTGCTGAATCCATCGCAAGCTATTTGCGTTATCAAATTGACTCGGGTGCTCAAGTGGTCCAGATGTTCGATTCTTGGGCCGGTCAATTGAGTCCAATAGACTACGATACCTTCGCTGCTCCTTACCAGAAAAAGGTCATAGACCTAGTTAAACAAACCCATCCCCACACCCCCTGTATTCTATATATCTCGGGCAGTGCAGGAGTGCTTGAGCGTATGGCGCACACTGGTGTAGACATCATTTCCCTCGACTGGACTGTGGATATGGCTGAGGCCTGCGCTCGTTTGCCAAAGCACATCGGTGTACAAGGCAACGTTGATCCAGGACTGTTATTTGGAACACCTGATATGATCCAGGCTCGGGTTGATGACACTGTGCGTAAAGCACGGGGTCGACGCCACATTCTGAACCTGGGTCATGGCATTCTTCCCGGCACACCCGAGGAAAATGGGGCAGCCTTTTTACGAGCCGGCAAGTGCGTGATGGATAGATTAAGAGGCGAGTTTTGA
- a CDS encoding NAD(P)-dependent oxidoreductase, whose product MSKILVTGASGCIGQYVSHWLFKYTDADLLLWLRDPTKLTAISADHPRIWLLIGDLRDADRFAAELATVKRVIHTATAWGDPERTEQVNVIAVKRLLMLLNPFVVEQIIYFSTASILDKRLKPLPEALIHGTEYIKTKARCLQDLERHPLADRIIAVFPTLVFGGRVDGMSKFPTSYLTKGLVEASKWLWLARWLRADASFHFIHAKDIARICGQFATRAHEANRELGQGALRRIVMGQRAISMNDAVATLCYWRGVKLMPGVPLWPWLIRVLTQILPIAINDWDRFSIRQRHFIYDPASAPERFGKMSHAPTLETVLIDSGLPNRGKPRKGLTVRPLT is encoded by the coding sequence TTGAGCAAGATCTTAGTTACCGGCGCCAGCGGATGCATTGGTCAATATGTTTCTCACTGGCTTTTCAAATATACAGATGCAGATCTTCTGCTCTGGCTTCGAGACCCCACAAAGCTAACAGCTATTTCCGCGGATCATCCGAGGATTTGGCTTCTGATCGGTGACTTACGAGACGCCGATCGCTTTGCAGCTGAGTTAGCGACGGTGAAGCGAGTTATTCATACCGCCACAGCCTGGGGAGATCCTGAAAGAACCGAGCAGGTAAATGTAATCGCGGTCAAGCGATTGCTGATGCTGCTGAATCCTTTCGTAGTTGAACAAATCATCTATTTCTCCACAGCTAGCATCCTGGACAAGCGCCTTAAACCGCTGCCTGAAGCTCTAATACACGGCACCGAATATATAAAAACCAAGGCCCGCTGCCTGCAAGACCTCGAACGTCATCCCCTTGCTGATCGGATTATAGCTGTATTCCCCACCTTGGTGTTTGGTGGACGAGTTGATGGAATGAGTAAGTTTCCTACCAGTTACCTAACGAAAGGTCTTGTGGAAGCGAGTAAATGGTTGTGGTTGGCCCGCTGGTTAAGGGCAGATGCTAGTTTCCACTTCATCCACGCCAAAGACATTGCTCGAATCTGTGGCCAGTTCGCGACACGAGCTCATGAGGCTAATCGAGAGTTGGGCCAAGGGGCTCTAAGGCGCATTGTGATGGGTCAAAGGGCGATTTCTATGAACGACGCAGTGGCAACGCTTTGCTATTGGCGTGGGGTGAAGCTTATGCCAGGAGTGCCCCTTTGGCCCTGGCTGATTCGAGTATTGACTCAGATCCTTCCAATTGCAATCAATGACTGGGATCGTTTCAGCATCCGTCAACGGCACTTCATTTACGACCCAGCTAGTGCTCCAGAACGATTCGGCAAAATGAGCCATGCTCCGACACTAGAAACAGTTCTTATAGATTCGGGACTCCCTAATCGCGGGAAACCGAGAAAAGGACTTACAGTCAGACCATTAACTTGA
- the petE gene encoding plastocyanin, with the protein MQSAIRSLAVVCCAFLMLIGLNVGFAQAETIEVKLGTDAGMLAFEPSTVTISAGDTVKFVNNKLAPHNAVFDGHADLSHSDLAFNPGESWEETFSEVGTYDYYCEPHRGAGMVGKIIVE; encoded by the coding sequence ATGCAGTCTGCGATTCGATCCCTTGCAGTTGTGTGCTGCGCCTTTTTGATGTTGATTGGTCTCAACGTTGGCTTTGCTCAAGCAGAAACAATTGAAGTGAAACTAGGCACAGATGCCGGCATGCTAGCCTTCGAGCCTAGCACTGTTACAATCAGCGCCGGTGACACAGTAAAGTTTGTCAACAACAAGTTGGCACCTCATAACGCCGTATTCGACGGCCACGCTGATCTTAGTCATTCCGATTTGGCATTCAACCCTGGCGAATCCTGGGAAGAAACTTTCTCAGAGGTTGGCACTTACGACTATTATTGCGAGCCTCATCGTGGTGCCGGCATGGTCGGCAAGATAATTGTCGAATAA